From the Burkholderia glumae LMG 2196 = ATCC 33617 genome, one window contains:
- a CDS encoding DUF177 domain-containing protein has product MNPSSGKPAVSLDPHLVDLFEFARSARQSAGAVRLSQLPRMVNEVPADAPDHDTVFTWQAEGSTQSELQDDGSEGQQPYLRLALHGAAWLECQRCMTPYSQAFDIDMVYRIVASEEEAEAIPLDEDDEVDVIVGSRQFDLVDLIEEELLLSLPLVPKHEVCPAVHESLVSGASGPAEDAVADAEIESEGGEGGEKRPNPFAALEALKRDGDKKH; this is encoded by the coding sequence ATGAATCCTTCTTCTGGCAAACCTGCGGTATCGCTCGATCCGCACCTCGTCGACCTGTTCGAGTTCGCACGCAGTGCCCGGCAGTCGGCCGGCGCGGTGCGGCTCTCGCAGCTGCCGCGCATGGTAAACGAAGTGCCGGCCGATGCGCCAGATCACGACACTGTGTTTACGTGGCAAGCGGAAGGCTCGACCCAGTCGGAACTGCAGGACGACGGCAGCGAAGGCCAGCAGCCCTATCTGCGGCTCGCGCTGCACGGCGCCGCCTGGCTCGAGTGCCAGCGCTGCATGACGCCGTATTCGCAAGCCTTCGATATCGACATGGTGTATCGGATCGTGGCGAGCGAAGAGGAGGCGGAAGCCATTCCGCTCGATGAGGACGATGAAGTCGATGTGATCGTGGGTTCGCGCCAGTTCGATCTCGTTGACTTGATCGAAGAGGAGCTGTTGCTCTCGCTGCCGCTCGTGCCGAAGCATGAAGTCTGTCCGGCGGTGCATGAAAGTCTCGTCTCGGGTGCCAGCGGCCCCGCCGAGGATGCCGTGGCCGACGCGGAGATCGAGAGCGAAGGCGGCGAGGGTGGTGAAAAGCGGCCCAATCCGTTCGCGGCGCTCGAGGCGCTGAAGCGGGACGGCGACAAGAAACACTGA
- the rpmF gene encoding 50S ribosomal protein L32 → MAVQQNKKSPSKRGMHRSHDFLTTTPLAVEPSTGEVHLRHHISPNGYYRGKKVVKTKND, encoded by the coding sequence ATGGCAGTTCAACAAAACAAGAAGTCGCCGTCCAAGCGCGGCATGCATCGTTCGCACGATTTCCTCACGACCACGCCGCTGGCCGTCGAGCCGAGCACGGGGGAAGTGCATCTGCGTCACCACATCAGCCCGAACGGCTACTATCGCGGCAAGAAAGTCGTCAAGACGAAGAACGACTAA
- the plsX gene encoding phosphate acyltransferase PlsX, whose translation MTVKLTIDCMGGDHGPSVTVPAAVKFVRAHPDAHLMLVGIDTAIRAQLKKLKALDEPALSIVPATEVVAMDDSVEIALRRKKDSSMRVALNHVKEGAAQACVSAGNTGALMAVSRYVLKTLPGIERPAIAFALPNPTGYTMMLDLGANVDCEPQHLLQFAEMGHALVAALEGRDRPSIGLLNIGEEVIKGNDTIKRAGELLRASTLNFRGNVEGNDIYKGTVDVIVCDGFVGNVALKTSEGLAQMLADIIKEEFSRSWLTKLMAVLALPVLLRFKRRVDHRQYNGAALLGLRGLVIKSHGSADAYAFEWAIKRGYDAVKNGVLERLSRAMAENAMPLGESGHDAGGAGQAGPSAGQQAEPSSALSSKA comes from the coding sequence ATGACAGTAAAGCTCACGATCGATTGCATGGGAGGCGACCACGGCCCGTCCGTGACCGTTCCCGCGGCAGTCAAGTTTGTCCGTGCGCACCCTGATGCGCATTTGATGCTGGTAGGCATCGATACCGCGATACGTGCCCAGCTGAAAAAGCTCAAGGCGCTCGACGAGCCCGCGCTCTCGATCGTCCCGGCCACGGAAGTGGTCGCGATGGACGATTCCGTCGAGATCGCGCTGCGCCGGAAAAAAGATTCCTCGATGCGCGTCGCGCTGAACCACGTCAAGGAAGGCGCGGCGCAGGCCTGCGTGTCGGCCGGCAACACCGGCGCGCTGATGGCCGTGTCGCGCTATGTGCTGAAGACGCTGCCCGGCATCGAGCGGCCGGCGATCGCGTTCGCGCTGCCGAACCCGACCGGCTACACGATGATGCTCGACCTCGGCGCGAACGTGGACTGCGAGCCGCAGCACCTGCTCCAGTTCGCCGAAATGGGGCACGCGCTCGTCGCGGCGCTCGAGGGCAGGGATCGTCCGTCGATCGGCCTGCTCAACATCGGCGAGGAAGTGATCAAGGGCAACGACACGATCAAGCGCGCGGGCGAACTGCTGCGCGCCAGCACGCTCAACTTCCGCGGCAACGTCGAGGGTAACGACATCTACAAGGGCACGGTCGACGTGATCGTCTGCGACGGCTTCGTCGGCAACGTCGCGCTGAAGACCTCGGAAGGCCTCGCCCAGATGCTCGCCGACATCATCAAGGAAGAATTCAGCCGCTCCTGGCTGACCAAGCTGATGGCCGTGCTGGCGCTGCCGGTGCTGCTGCGCTTCAAGCGGCGCGTCGACCATCGCCAGTACAATGGCGCGGCGTTGCTCGGCCTGCGCGGGCTCGTCATCAAGAGCCACGGTTCGGCCGACGCCTACGCGTTTGAGTGGGCCATCAAACGCGGGTATGATGCGGTCAAAAATGGCGTGCTGGAGCGCCTTTCCCGGGCCATGGCGGAGAACGCGATGCCGCTTGGCGAAAGCGGTCACGACGCGGGCGGTGCCGGTCAGGCGGGTCCGTCCGCCGGTCAGCAGGCCGAGCCTTCTTCCGCTTTGTCCTCGAAAGCTTAA
- a CDS encoding beta-ketoacyl-ACP synthase III, producing MAQSTLYSRVLGTGSHLPPNRVTNQALAERLAKDGIETSDEWIVARTGIHARHFADPDVTTSDLALAAAQRAIEAADIDPQSIDLIIVATSTPDFVFPSTACLLQNKLGIRNGGAAFDVQAVCSGFAYALATADSFIRGGQHRTALVVGAETFSRILDFKDRTTCVLFGDGAGAVVLSASDEPGILGSALHADGSYSHILCTPGNVNGGVIAGSAFLHMDGQAVFKLAVNVLEKVAIEALEKANLTADQVDWLIPHQANIRIMTSTCRKLGLPQERMVVTVGEHGNTSAASIPLALDVAVRDGRIQRGQTVLIEGVGGGFTWGATAFRF from the coding sequence ATGGCCCAATCGACTCTCTATTCCCGCGTGCTCGGCACGGGCAGCCACCTGCCGCCCAACCGGGTCACGAATCAGGCGCTCGCCGAGCGTCTCGCGAAGGACGGCATCGAAACCAGCGACGAGTGGATCGTCGCGCGCACCGGCATCCACGCGCGCCACTTCGCCGATCCGGACGTGACGACCAGCGATCTCGCGCTGGCCGCCGCGCAGCGCGCGATCGAGGCCGCCGACATCGATCCGCAGTCGATCGATCTGATCATCGTCGCCACCTCGACCCCCGATTTCGTCTTTCCGAGCACGGCCTGCCTGCTGCAGAACAAGCTCGGCATCCGCAACGGCGGCGCCGCGTTCGACGTGCAGGCCGTGTGCTCGGGCTTCGCCTACGCGCTGGCCACGGCCGACAGCTTCATTCGCGGCGGCCAGCACCGCACCGCGCTGGTGGTGGGCGCCGAGACCTTCTCGCGCATCCTCGATTTCAAGGACCGCACCACCTGCGTGCTGTTCGGCGACGGCGCCGGCGCGGTGGTGCTGTCGGCCTCGGACGAGCCTGGCATTCTCGGCAGCGCGCTGCACGCGGACGGCAGCTACTCGCACATCCTCTGCACGCCGGGCAACGTGAACGGCGGCGTGATCGCCGGCAGCGCGTTCCTGCACATGGACGGCCAGGCGGTGTTCAAGCTTGCCGTCAACGTGCTCGAGAAGGTGGCCATCGAGGCGCTCGAAAAGGCCAACCTGACGGCCGACCAGGTCGACTGGCTGATTCCGCACCAGGCCAATATCCGTATCATGACCAGCACCTGCCGCAAGCTGGGCCTGCCCCAGGAGCGCATGGTCGTCACCGTCGGCGAGCATGGCAACACCTCGGCCGCGTCGATTCCGCTGGCGCTCGACGTGGCGGTGCGCGACGGGCGAATCCAGCGCGGTCAGACGGTCCTGATCGAGGGCGTCGGCGGCGGCTTCACCTGGGGCGCGACGGCATTCCGCTTCTGA
- the fabD gene encoding ACP S-malonyltransferase has product MKFAFVFPGQGSQSVGMLNAFADLAVVRETVQEASDALNQDLGKLIAEGPAEELNLTANTQPVMLTAAYACYRAWQAAGGPAPSIVAGHSLGEYTALVAAGAIAFRDAVPLVRFRAQAMQNAVPVGQGGMAAILGLDDDTVRAVCAEASAEGVVEAVNFNAPAQVVIAGAKAAVEKACELAKAKGAKRALPLPVSAPFHSSLLKPASDQLRDYLASVTVNAPAIPLVNNIDVAVVSDPAAIKDALVRQAAGPVRWVECVRHIAGTGVTQLVECGPGKVLAGLTKRIDGTLTGVSVFDPATLDDVLKLVTA; this is encoded by the coding sequence ATGAAATTTGCCTTTGTTTTTCCGGGACAAGGTTCGCAATCGGTCGGCATGCTCAACGCCTTCGCCGATCTCGCCGTGGTGCGCGAGACCGTCCAGGAAGCGTCCGACGCGCTGAACCAGGACCTCGGCAAGCTGATCGCGGAAGGTCCCGCTGAAGAACTGAACCTGACGGCCAACACCCAGCCCGTGATGCTGACGGCCGCCTACGCCTGCTATCGCGCCTGGCAGGCGGCGGGCGGCCCGGCGCCGTCGATCGTCGCGGGGCACAGCCTCGGCGAGTACACGGCGCTGGTGGCCGCCGGTGCGATCGCGTTCCGCGATGCGGTGCCGCTCGTGCGGTTCCGCGCGCAGGCGATGCAGAACGCGGTGCCGGTCGGCCAGGGCGGCATGGCCGCGATCCTCGGCCTCGACGACGACACGGTCCGCGCCGTCTGCGCCGAGGCATCGGCCGAAGGCGTGGTCGAGGCGGTCAACTTCAACGCGCCGGCACAAGTCGTGATTGCCGGCGCCAAGGCCGCGGTCGAGAAGGCCTGCGAACTGGCGAAGGCGAAGGGCGCCAAGCGCGCGTTGCCGCTGCCGGTGTCGGCGCCGTTCCATTCGTCGCTGCTCAAGCCGGCCTCGGATCAGCTGCGCGACTACCTGGCGAGCGTCACCGTGAACGCGCCGGCGATCCCGCTGGTCAACAACATCGACGTGGCCGTGGTGTCCGATCCCGCCGCGATCAAGGACGCGCTCGTGCGTCAGGCGGCCGGCCCGGTGCGCTGGGTCGAGTGCGTGCGGCACATCGCCGGCACCGGTGTCACGCAGCTGGTCGAATGCGGCCCGGGCAAGGTGCTGGCGGGGCTGACCAAGCGCATCGACGGCACGCTCACGGGGGTATCGGTGTTCGATCCCGCCACGCTCGACGACGTGCTCAAGCTCGTCACCGCGTAA
- the fabG gene encoding 3-oxoacyl-ACP reductase FabG has product MDKNLDKQVAIVTGASRGIGRAIALELARSGATVIGTATSEAGAQAISAAFAEAGAAGRGAVLDVNDAAAGEALIEATVKEFGRLDVLVNNAGITQDQLAMRMKDDDWDAVIDTNLKSVFRLSRAVLRPMMKARGGRIINITSVVGSLGNPGQANYAAAKAGVAGLTRALAREIGSRGITVNCVAPGFIDTDMTKALPEEQQAALKSQIPLGRLGSTDDIAHAVAFLASPQAGYITGTTLHVNGGMYMS; this is encoded by the coding sequence ATGGACAAGAATCTCGACAAACAGGTGGCGATCGTGACCGGCGCGTCGCGCGGCATCGGTCGCGCGATCGCGCTCGAACTCGCGCGCAGCGGCGCGACGGTGATCGGCACCGCGACCAGCGAGGCCGGCGCGCAGGCGATCAGTGCCGCGTTCGCGGAGGCCGGCGCGGCCGGCCGCGGCGCGGTGCTCGACGTCAACGACGCGGCCGCGGGCGAAGCGCTGATCGAGGCGACCGTGAAGGAATTCGGCCGCCTCGACGTGCTCGTCAACAATGCCGGCATCACGCAGGACCAGCTCGCGATGCGCATGAAGGACGACGACTGGGATGCGGTGATCGACACCAACCTGAAGTCGGTGTTCCGGCTGTCGCGCGCGGTGCTGCGCCCGATGATGAAGGCCCGCGGCGGGCGCATCATCAACATCACCTCGGTGGTCGGCTCGCTCGGCAATCCGGGCCAGGCCAACTACGCGGCCGCCAAGGCCGGCGTGGCCGGCCTGACGCGCGCGCTCGCGCGCGAGATCGGCAGCCGCGGCATCACGGTGAACTGCGTCGCGCCCGGCTTCATCGATACCGACATGACCAAGGCGCTGCCTGAAGAGCAGCAGGCGGCGCTGAAGAGCCAGATTCCGCTCGGCCGCCTCGGCAGCACCGACGACATCGCTCACGCCGTCGCGTTCCTGGCATCGCCGCAGGCCGGTTACATCACCGGCACGACGCTGCACGTGAACGGCGGCATGTACATGTCGTAA
- the acpP gene encoding acyl carrier protein gives MDNIEQRVKKIVAEQLGVAEGEIKNEASFVNDLGADSLDTVELVMALEDEFGMEIPDEEAEKITTVQQAIDYARANVKA, from the coding sequence ATGGACAACATCGAACAACGTGTCAAGAAGATCGTCGCCGAGCAACTGGGCGTCGCCGAAGGCGAAATCAAGAACGAAGCCTCGTTCGTGAACGATCTGGGTGCGGACTCGCTCGACACGGTCGAGCTGGTGATGGCGCTCGAAGACGAGTTCGGCATGGAAATCCCGGACGAAGAGGCCGAAAAGATCACGACGGTTCAGCAAGCGATCGACTACGCTCGCGCGAACGTCAAGGCCTGA
- the fabF gene encoding beta-ketoacyl-ACP synthase II has translation MSRRRVVVTGLGLISPVGNNVADGWANLVAGKSGIVNITKFDATNFSTRFAGEVKDFDVEAYLPAKEARHMDTFIHYGIAAGMQAMKDCGLEVTDENSERIGVVVGSGIGGLPMIEVTQTELLNRGPRRISPFFVPASIINMISGHLSIKFGLKGPNLAIVTACTTGLHCIGEAARLIEYGDADVMIAGGAEATVSPLGIGGFAAARALSQRNDDPATASRPWDKDRDGFVLGEGAGVMVLEEYEHAKARGAKIYAEVAGYGMSADAHHMTAPVEDGDGARRCMLAALRNAGVNPDEVNYLNAHGTSTPLGDLAETTGIKRAFGDRAKQMVVNSTKSMTGHLLGGAGGLESVFTVLAVHNQVSPPTINIFNQDPECDLDYCANQARDMKIDVALKNSFGFGGTNGTLVFKRV, from the coding sequence GTGAGCCGCCGCCGAGTTGTCGTTACAGGCCTGGGGCTGATTTCGCCTGTTGGCAATAATGTTGCCGACGGTTGGGCCAATCTCGTTGCCGGAAAATCCGGCATCGTCAATATCACCAAGTTCGATGCCACGAATTTTTCGACCCGCTTTGCGGGCGAGGTGAAGGACTTCGACGTCGAAGCGTACCTGCCGGCGAAGGAAGCACGCCACATGGATACCTTCATCCATTACGGCATCGCAGCGGGCATGCAGGCCATGAAGGACTGCGGTCTCGAAGTGACCGACGAGAATTCGGAGCGCATCGGCGTCGTGGTGGGCTCCGGCATCGGCGGGCTGCCGATGATCGAGGTCACGCAGACCGAACTGCTCAATCGCGGCCCGCGCCGCATCTCGCCGTTCTTCGTGCCGGCCTCGATCATCAATATGATCTCGGGCCACCTGTCGATCAAGTTTGGCCTGAAAGGCCCGAACCTCGCGATCGTGACGGCCTGTACCACGGGCCTGCACTGCATCGGTGAGGCGGCCCGCCTGATCGAGTACGGCGACGCCGACGTGATGATCGCGGGCGGCGCGGAAGCGACCGTCTCGCCGCTCGGCATCGGCGGCTTCGCGGCCGCGCGCGCGCTGTCGCAGCGCAACGACGACCCGGCCACGGCGAGCCGTCCGTGGGACAAGGACCGCGACGGCTTCGTGCTCGGCGAGGGGGCCGGCGTGATGGTGCTCGAGGAGTACGAGCATGCGAAGGCGCGCGGCGCGAAGATCTACGCCGAAGTGGCGGGCTACGGCATGAGCGCCGATGCCCATCACATGACCGCCCCGGTCGAGGACGGCGACGGCGCGCGCCGCTGCATGCTGGCCGCGCTGCGCAACGCCGGCGTCAATCCCGACGAGGTCAACTACCTGAACGCGCACGGCACCTCGACGCCGCTCGGCGACCTGGCCGAGACGACCGGCATCAAGCGGGCGTTCGGCGATCGCGCCAAGCAGATGGTGGTCAACTCGACGAAGTCGATGACGGGCCACCTGCTGGGCGGCGCGGGCGGCCTCGAATCGGTGTTTACGGTGCTCGCCGTGCACAACCAGGTGTCGCCGCCGACCATCAACATCTTCAATCAGGATCCCGAATGTGATCTCGATTACTGCGCGAACCAGGCGCGGGACATGAAGATCGACGTCGCGCTGAAGAACTCCTTCGGCTTTGGCGGGACTAACGGCACGCTGGTTTTCAAGCGCGTCTGA
- the rpoE gene encoding RNA polymerase sigma factor RpoE has protein sequence MSEKEIDQALVERVQKGDKAAFELLVSKYHRKILRLISRLVRDPAEVEDVAQDAFIKAYRALPQFRGESAFYTWLYRIAVNTAKNYLATQGRRAPTSTEADAEEAETFSDADQLRDINTPESMLMSKQIAETVNAAMALLPEELRTAITLREIEGLSYEEIAEMMDCPIGTVRSRIFRAREAIANKLRPLLDTPEGKRW, from the coding sequence GTGAGTGAAAAAGAAATCGATCAGGCCCTGGTCGAGCGCGTACAGAAAGGTGACAAGGCGGCGTTCGAACTCCTGGTCTCCAAATACCACCGCAAGATCCTCCGGCTGATCTCGCGCCTCGTGCGTGACCCCGCCGAGGTCGAGGACGTGGCCCAGGACGCGTTCATCAAGGCCTACCGGGCGTTGCCGCAATTCCGCGGCGAATCCGCGTTCTACACATGGTTGTATCGGATTGCCGTCAACACGGCGAAGAACTACCTGGCAACCCAGGGGCGCCGCGCACCGACCTCGACTGAAGCCGATGCCGAAGAGGCTGAAACTTTCTCCGATGCCGACCAACTAAGGGATATCAACACGCCCGAGTCGATGTTGATGAGCAAGCAGATCGCCGAAACGGTGAATGCGGCGATGGCGCTGTTGCCCGAGGAATTGCGCACGGCCATCACGCTGCGGGAAATCGAGGGTCTGAGTTACGAGGAAATCGCGGAAATGATGGATTGTCCCATCGGCACCGTGCGTTCGCGTATCTTCCGGGCCCGCGAAGCGATCGCCAACAAGTTGCGGCCGCTGCTCGACACGCCGGAAGGCAAGCGCTGGTAA
- a CDS encoding sigma-E factor negative regulatory protein: protein MGSVSTQSQAGSQGEQLSALIDGEASAGSIGQILAGFGVTERRTWAEYHAIGDALRSDELAIEPAVSQAFGARFAAAFAAEPHLIAPAAVTVASAAAAEAAVRRQPLRRRVLPAFAVAAAAATLTWIVVPQLQGTAGQVGGAVQVASVAPQDLQRVAASSRQDGNIIRDASLDQYLEAHQQFAQQPVVPGSMPLIRTAATQGQ, encoded by the coding sequence ATGGGGTCGGTCTCTACGCAATCGCAAGCAGGCTCGCAGGGCGAGCAACTGTCCGCACTGATCGACGGTGAAGCGTCGGCCGGGTCGATCGGGCAGATCCTGGCCGGATTCGGCGTCACCGAGCGCCGCACCTGGGCCGAATATCACGCGATCGGCGACGCGCTGCGCTCCGACGAACTGGCGATCGAGCCGGCCGTCAGCCAGGCCTTCGGCGCCCGTTTCGCGGCCGCGTTCGCGGCCGAGCCGCACCTGATCGCGCCGGCCGCCGTCACGGTGGCGTCGGCCGCCGCGGCCGAAGCGGCCGTCCGGCGCCAGCCGCTGCGCCGCCGCGTGCTGCCCGCCTTCGCGGTGGCGGCCGCCGCGGCCACGCTGACCTGGATCGTCGTGCCGCAACTGCAGGGCACGGCAGGCCAGGTCGGAGGGGCGGTGCAGGTTGCCTCGGTCGCGCCGCAGGATCTGCAGCGCGTGGCCGCGTCGAGCCGCCAGGACGGCAACATCATCCGTGATGCGAGCCTCGACCAGTATCTCGAGGCCCACCAGCAATTCGCGCAGCAGCCTGTCGTGCCGGGCTCGATGCCGCTGATTCGCACCGCCGCCACGCAAGGCCAGTAA
- a CDS encoding MucB/RseB C-terminal domain-containing protein, with amino-acid sequence MRTSLLNRATSGWTRLPALVLCAAALLSVHSHAIAQQPVDPAAGPQAAAAWLDRIQQAAQQQSYDGTFVFQRGTYVQSSHIVHIAAKGGEYEQIESLDGKPRKLLRHNDDLVTFVPERQLCVVERRQNRDAFPALLGASGAEVLSVYDLKPLGQDRVAGVDAQVAELVPKDGYRYAYKLWTDAKTGLLLRSQTLDADDHVLEQVAFSQLQIGQERPGQKTAIANGIHNLSGCTVVRPPVAPVDIESQGWRIAPSVAGFRKIREVRRPMAARDANEPPIPVDQAVFTDGLATISVFLEPVEKGTRKEGAGSTGATHVLVKRRGDFWITLLGEVPPATLQQFAAAIEYKPSK; translated from the coding sequence ATGCGGACATCGCTGTTGAATCGCGCCACTTCAGGCTGGACGCGGCTGCCCGCGCTCGTGCTCTGCGCAGCCGCCTTGCTCTCGGTTCATTCGCATGCCATCGCGCAGCAGCCGGTCGATCCGGCCGCCGGCCCGCAAGCCGCCGCCGCATGGCTCGATCGCATCCAGCAGGCCGCGCAGCAGCAGAGCTACGACGGCACCTTCGTGTTCCAGCGCGGCACCTACGTGCAGTCCTCGCACATCGTGCACATCGCCGCCAAGGGCGGCGAGTACGAGCAGATCGAAAGCCTCGACGGCAAGCCGCGCAAGCTGTTGCGCCACAACGACGATCTCGTGACGTTCGTGCCGGAACGCCAGCTCTGCGTGGTCGAGCGCCGCCAGAACCGCGACGCGTTCCCGGCGCTGCTCGGCGCGAGCGGCGCCGAGGTGCTGTCGGTGTATGACCTGAAGCCGCTCGGCCAGGATCGCGTGGCCGGTGTCGATGCGCAGGTTGCCGAACTGGTGCCGAAGGACGGCTACCGCTATGCCTACAAGCTCTGGACCGATGCGAAGACGGGGCTGCTGCTGCGTAGCCAGACGCTCGATGCCGACGATCACGTGCTCGAGCAGGTGGCGTTCTCGCAGCTGCAGATCGGCCAGGAGCGCCCGGGCCAGAAGACGGCGATCGCGAACGGCATCCACAACCTGAGCGGCTGCACGGTGGTGCGCCCGCCGGTGGCGCCCGTCGACATCGAGTCGCAGGGCTGGCGGATCGCGCCGAGCGTGGCCGGTTTCCGCAAGATCCGCGAGGTGCGCCGCCCGATGGCCGCGCGCGACGCGAACGAGCCGCCGATCCCGGTCGATCAGGCCGTGTTTACCGACGGGCTCGCGACCATCTCCGTATTCCTGGAGCCGGTGGAGAAGGGCACGCGCAAGGAAGGTGCGGGCAGCACGGGCGCGACGCATGTGCTGGTGAAGCGCCGCGGCGATTTCTGGATCACGCTGCTCGGCGAAGTGCCGCCGGCGACGTTGCAGCAGTTCGCGGCTGCCATAGAATACAAGCCTTCGAAGTAA
- a CDS encoding DegQ family serine endoprotease yields MITFTLRPWMAAAALTACLPVASLAAQTAAPVQGASAPVTVPVAPPTAPAARAALPDFADLVEKVGPAVVNIRTTAIVPADPRGGVFPQGPDDGDMSEFFRRFFGIPLPGAPGSPGTPKNALPDAPDTEQNRGVGSGFILSPDGYVMTNAHVVDDADTIYVTLTDKREFKAKLIGVDERTDVAIVKINASGLPTVAIGDSNKVRVGEWVVAIGSPFGLDNTVTAGIVSAKGRNTGDYLPFIQTDVAVNPGNSGGPLINMQGEVIGINSQIYSRTGGFMGISFAIPIDEAMRVAEQLKTTGKVTRGRIAVAIAEVTKDVADSIGLPRAEGALVSSVVAGGPADKAGVQPGDIILKFNGRQVDEATDLPRMVGDTKPGTQATLTIWRKGSSRDLPITIAEVPAEKNARADDGKPRRPATPRQSNALGLTVSDLTADQLKAAKVPNGVHVDLAEGPASRAGLKRDDIVIRVGDVDITSAKQFVEVTSKLDPQKMVAVLVRRGDNTQFVPLRPRQK; encoded by the coding sequence ATGATCACATTCACGCTGCGTCCCTGGATGGCCGCAGCGGCGCTGACGGCTTGCCTGCCCGTCGCGTCGCTGGCGGCGCAAACCGCCGCGCCCGTGCAGGGCGCGTCCGCACCGGTCACCGTGCCGGTCGCGCCGCCCACCGCGCCGGCGGCGCGCGCGGCGCTGCCCGATTTCGCGGATCTGGTCGAAAAGGTGGGCCCGGCGGTCGTCAACATCCGCACCACCGCGATCGTGCCGGCCGATCCGCGCGGCGGCGTGTTCCCGCAGGGGCCGGACGACGGTGACATGTCGGAGTTCTTCCGCCGCTTTTTCGGCATTCCGCTGCCGGGCGCGCCGGGTTCGCCCGGCACGCCGAAGAACGCCTTGCCCGACGCGCCCGACACCGAGCAGAACCGCGGCGTGGGCTCGGGCTTCATCCTGTCGCCGGACGGTTATGTGATGACGAACGCGCACGTGGTCGACGACGCCGACACCATCTACGTTACGCTGACCGACAAGCGCGAGTTCAAGGCCAAGCTGATCGGCGTGGACGAGCGCACCGACGTGGCGATCGTCAAGATCAACGCCAGCGGCCTGCCGACCGTGGCGATCGGCGATTCGAACAAGGTGCGCGTGGGCGAGTGGGTGGTCGCGATCGGTTCGCCGTTCGGGCTCGACAATACGGTCACGGCCGGCATCGTCAGCGCGAAGGGCCGCAACACGGGCGACTACCTGCCCTTCATCCAGACCGACGTGGCGGTCAACCCGGGCAACTCGGGCGGCCCGCTGATCAACATGCAGGGCGAGGTGATCGGCATCAACTCGCAGATCTACAGCCGCACTGGCGGCTTCATGGGGATCTCGTTCGCGATTCCGATCGATGAGGCGATGCGCGTGGCCGAGCAACTGAAGACCACGGGCAAGGTCACGCGCGGGCGCATCGCGGTGGCGATCGCCGAGGTCACCAAGGACGTGGCCGACTCGATCGGGCTGCCGCGCGCGGAAGGCGCCCTGGTCAGCAGCGTCGTGGCGGGCGGCCCGGCCGACAAGGCCGGCGTGCAGCCCGGCGACATCATCCTCAAGTTCAACGGCCGCCAGGTGGATGAAGCCACCGACCTGCCGCGCATGGTCGGCGACACCAAGCCGGGCACCCAGGCGACGCTGACGATCTGGCGCAAGGGCAGCTCGCGCGACTTGCCGATCACGATCGCCGAGGTGCCGGCCGAGAAGAACGCGCGCGCCGACGACGGCAAGCCGCGCCGGCCCGCCACGCCGCGCCAGAGCAACGCGCTCGGGCTGACGGTCAGCGACCTGACGGCGGACCAGTTGAAGGCCGCGAAGGTGCCGAACGGCGTGCACGTCGACCTGGCCGAAGGGCCGGCCTCGCGCGCGGGCCTGAAGCGCGACGACATCGTGATCCGCGTCGGCGACGTCGATATCACGAGCGCGAAGCAGTTCGTCGAGGTCACCTCTAAGCTCGATCCGCAGAAGATGGTCGCGGTGCTGGTGCGACGCGGCGACAACACGCAGTTCGTCCCGCTGCGGCCGCGGCAGAAGTAG
- a CDS encoding glutaredoxin family protein, which produces MALTLYGRGWCHLCGEMRAALAPLAAEFGVEVDYLDVDADPALVARYDEDVPVLLLDGVELCRHRLDPRCVRAALERRAAR; this is translated from the coding sequence ATGGCGCTGACGCTGTACGGCCGCGGCTGGTGCCACCTGTGCGGCGAGATGCGTGCCGCACTGGCGCCGCTCGCGGCCGAATTCGGCGTGGAGGTGGACTACCTCGACGTCGACGCCGATCCGGCGCTCGTCGCGCGCTATGACGAGGACGTGCCGGTGCTGCTGCTCGACGGTGTCGAGCTGTGCCGGCACCGCCTCGATCCGCGATGCGTGCGGGCGGCGCTCGAGCGCCGCGCGGCCCGCTGA